From Rhodovibrio salinarum DSM 9154:
CTCGTCGATCACGTGGACGATGTCGTCCACCGTGATCATGCCGATCACCCGGCCGGAATCGTCGACCACCGGGGTGGAGACCAGCCCGTACTGCCGGAACAGGTAGGCGACCTCCTCCTGATCCATGGTGAAGGGGATCGGCCGAACGTCGGTCTCCATCACCTCGGAGATCTTGGCCGCCCGCTTTGCCCGCAGCACGCGCGACAGCGGGACGTAGCCCTGGCATTTGTGCTTCGGGTCGACCACGAACAGGTCGTAGAAGTCGTCCGGCATGTCCTGGGCTGAGCGCATGAAGTCGATCGTCTGGCCGACCGTCCAGCCCGCCGGCACCACGACCACCTCGCGCTGCATCAGACGCCCGGCGGAGGCTTCCGGGAACGCCAGGCCCTCTTCCAGGACCAGCCGGTAGCCGGCGGGCAGCTGGGTCAGGATGCGTTGCTGGAAGTCGTCGTCCAGGTCCTCGAAGATCTCGACCGCGTCGTCGGATTCCAACTCCGACAGGGCGGCGGCGAGGCCTTTGGGTCCGATGTGTTCGATCACGTCCTGGCGCACTGCGGGCACCAGGTAGGACAGCACTTCCGGGTCCAGGGCGCCGCCGAGGGTGTCCAGCAGGATCACCCGCTCGTCCGTGGTCAGTTCCTCGATCAGGTCGGCGAGGTCGGCGGCGTGCAGGGATTGGGCGATCTCTTCCAACTGCGTGATGTCGCCCGCCTCGATCGCCGTGTGCGCCCGCTCGATCTGGGCGTCGCTCAGGCCATAGTCATCCACGCTGGCGGGCGCCGCATCCGGCTGAACGGTTTCCTGATCGGGCGGGGAGGTCGACATGGAGGTTCCTGGCGGGTCCTAAGGAAGCAGGTTCGTGGGCGGTCGCGTCTTGACGCTTTTGTGGGTGGGGGAGGTGCGGGCTCAGGGCTGCGTGGCGGGCGCCGATCGACTGGCGGCTTGGCGTTGGGCGTCCAACACGGCGACGGCGGTCATATTGACCACGCCCCGCGAGGTCACCGACGGGGTCAAGATATGCGCCGGCCGGGCGCTGCCCAGCAGCATGGGCCCCACCGGCAAGCCTTCGCCCAGGATCTTCAACGCGTTCATGGTGATATTGCCGGCATCCAGGGTCGGCATGACCAAGAGATTGGCGCTCCCCTTCAGCTTGGAGTTCGGGAAGATCCGCTGGCGGATATCCTCGTTGAGCGCGGCGTCGGCGTGCATCTCGCCCTCAACCTCGAGTTCCGGATGGTCGCGCTGCAGCATTTCCACG
This genomic window contains:
- the mgtE gene encoding magnesium transporter, whose translation is MSTSPPDQETVQPDAAPASVDDYGLSDAQIERAHTAIEAGDITQLEEIAQSLHAADLADLIEELTTDERVILLDTLGGALDPEVLSYLVPAVRQDVIEHIGPKGLAAALSELESDDAVEIFEDLDDDFQQRILTQLPAGYRLVLEEGLAFPEASAGRLMQREVVVVPAGWTVGQTIDFMRSAQDMPDDFYDLFVVDPKHKCQGYVPLSRVLRAKRAAKISEVMETDVRPIPFTMDQEEVAYLFRQYGLVSTPVVDDSGRVIGMITVDDIVHVIDEEAEDDLMKLAGLGESDLYGRVLATAKSRATWLTVNLGTAVLASLVIGLFEATLSQAVALAVLMPIVASMGGNAGMQTLTVAVRALAMKDLSATNAVRFIGKECAVGAFNGVVFAVMTGAVAWLWFGRADIGVIIGLAMIVNMLIAGLSGTLVPLGLEKLKIDPAVASAVFLTTITDVVGFFAFLGLAALFIL